From one Leptospira stimsonii genomic stretch:
- the pssA gene encoding CDP-diacylglycerol--serine O-phosphatidyltransferase, protein MKLKLSWVPNTITLGNLTMGFSAMLVASEAGSRGGSELQAYTLAGFFILLAALFDGLDGMVARALNATSELGADLDSLADLTAFGIAPGYLMYQMVLSEYKIDVFGKEDLFPIGMLVAAIFPICAAYRLARFNVAHDPKSFTGLPSPVAGVTVGFFPIFLNANSAPHWLTIIGFVLIAILMVSNIRYSKPQAAIKSKLNPTRIFLLIGGVTLLLVSIGVNRWPWLIYGLIFFYIFSGIMTFLIHLIQEFRVKLD, encoded by the coding sequence ATGAAACTCAAACTCAGCTGGGTTCCTAATACAATCACTCTTGGAAATCTCACGATGGGATTTAGTGCGATGCTCGTCGCTTCCGAAGCCGGATCCAGAGGTGGAAGCGAATTGCAGGCTTATACACTTGCAGGATTCTTTATATTGCTCGCGGCTCTTTTTGACGGACTGGACGGAATGGTCGCTCGTGCCCTAAATGCGACCTCGGAATTAGGGGCGGATTTGGATAGTCTTGCCGATCTCACTGCATTCGGAATCGCTCCCGGATATTTAATGTATCAGATGGTCCTTTCCGAATATAAGATCGATGTCTTCGGAAAAGAGGATCTTTTCCCGATCGGGATGCTCGTCGCGGCGATCTTTCCGATCTGCGCGGCGTATCGACTCGCGAGATTCAATGTGGCTCACGATCCGAAATCCTTTACCGGACTTCCTTCGCCTGTCGCAGGAGTGACCGTCGGATTTTTTCCGATTTTTTTAAACGCAAACTCGGCGCCTCATTGGCTCACGATCATCGGATTTGTTTTGATCGCGATTCTCATGGTCTCCAACATACGTTATTCGAAACCGCAAGCGGCCATCAAATCCAAACTCAATCCCACGAGGATCTTCCTTCTTATCGGGGGAGTGACCCTTCTTCTTGTATCGATCGGAGTAAATCGCTGGCCATGGCTTATCTACGGATTGATTTTCTTTTATATCTTTTCCGGGATTATGACCTTTCTCATCCATCTGATTCAAGAATTCAGAGTGAAGCTCGATTAA
- a CDS encoding S41 family peptidase, protein MKNKERMIWIGLVSFLSFALILPTGTVKGISKNGESYLQIFHEVLSYIQTDYVESVDEEKLYVGAIRGLISSLGDPHSRFMDKDDFSQLQEETRGSFGGLGMEVSFADGAIVVISPIEDTPAMKAGVLPQDRIVEIDGKKTNDLSLSDSIKLMRGKVGTSVNIKIERKNQKEPINLTLTREMIKIRYVRSSYLEKEKLGYIKLNQFMGKDSTLSEFKKELNSLKEKGAEGLIVDLRMNPGGLLDLAISLSDLFLKPEMDIVSVRGRGGELVRVFRSTTANDKFTNLPLVVLINEGSASASEIFAGAMQDHGRGKILGTVSFGKGSVQNIYPLSHNTGVALTIQKYYTPSGKSIHGKGIQPDVVVKSVEPTEDDRFYIRKMAEKKMLETFLAKNPNYSEANFLLFEKYLAEKGIKLSTDVAKFLYKTRSTQDGQNGILDLELDPQMRKAVEILTSPK, encoded by the coding sequence ATGAAAAATAAAGAAAGAATGATCTGGATCGGACTTGTCTCCTTTCTCAGCTTCGCACTCATTCTCCCCACGGGAACCGTAAAAGGGATTTCTAAAAATGGAGAATCCTATCTCCAGATTTTCCACGAAGTATTATCTTACATACAAACCGACTATGTAGAATCCGTTGACGAAGAAAAACTCTACGTGGGAGCTATTCGAGGACTCATCTCTTCTTTGGGAGATCCCCATTCTCGCTTTATGGATAAGGACGATTTTTCCCAACTCCAAGAAGAAACGAGAGGAAGTTTTGGCGGCCTCGGAATGGAAGTTTCCTTTGCCGACGGGGCGATCGTGGTCATATCTCCGATTGAAGACACCCCGGCGATGAAAGCGGGAGTTCTTCCTCAAGATCGAATCGTAGAGATTGACGGTAAAAAAACAAACGACCTTTCCCTTTCCGATTCCATCAAACTGATGAGAGGAAAAGTAGGGACTTCCGTAAATATCAAGATCGAAAGAAAGAATCAGAAAGAACCGATCAATCTCACCTTAACTCGGGAGATGATCAAAATTCGATATGTCAGATCTTCGTATTTGGAAAAGGAAAAACTCGGATATATCAAGCTCAATCAGTTCATGGGAAAGGACAGTACACTTTCCGAATTTAAAAAAGAACTGAACTCCCTCAAAGAAAAAGGGGCCGAAGGACTGATCGTGGATTTACGAATGAATCCGGGCGGACTTCTGGATCTCGCCATTTCTCTTTCCGATCTTTTCTTAAAACCGGAAATGGATATCGTGTCGGTAAGAGGAAGGGGAGGAGAACTCGTGCGAGTTTTTCGATCCACGACTGCAAACGACAAATTTACAAATCTACCGCTCGTCGTTCTAATCAACGAAGGGTCTGCGAGCGCTTCCGAAATTTTTGCGGGAGCGATGCAGGATCATGGGAGAGGAAAAATTCTCGGGACCGTTTCCTTCGGGAAAGGATCCGTGCAGAATATCTATCCGCTTTCGCATAACACCGGTGTGGCGCTTACGATTCAAAAGTATTATACTCCGAGTGGGAAGTCGATTCATGGAAAGGGAATTCAACCGGACGTAGTCGTAAAATCGGTGGAACCTACCGAAGACGATCGATTCTACATCCGCAAGATGGCCGAGAAAAAAATGCTCGAAACCTTTCTTGCAAAGAATCCGAATTATTCCGAAGCCAACTTTCTTCTTTTTGAAAAATACCTGGCGGAAAAGGGAATCAAACTTTCAACGGACGTCGCCAAATTCTTATACAAAACCAGGAGCACCCAAGACGGGCAGAATGGAATCTTGGATTTAGAATTGGATCCGCAGATGAGAAAGGCCGTAGAGATTCTTACCTCTCCGAAATAG
- the tsaD gene encoding tRNA (adenosine(37)-N6)-threonylcarbamoyltransferase complex transferase subunit TsaD, whose amino-acid sequence MIGMGIETSCDETSIGIVRDGKELLSLRIFSQIDLHKPYGGIVPEIASRAHLEKINLLLEEAMEEAKVSFEELSYVAVTSSPGLTGSLMVGAQMARCIHMVYGTPILPVCHLQSHFAVLHLEGVPIEFPVLGLLLSGGNSAIYNLKEFGRMELVGDTMDDALGEAFDKVAGLLNLPYPGGPFIEAKAREYKPTPDERPILPPLLRNLPQDQVSFSFSGLKTAVMVLLEKQKDISQEQICWNFQNSAFDLVERNLKRAVQKTGIRRVFAGGGVLANSTLQKRLQTWAEKNSVELFSPKKKIYCTDNGAMVATLGYYLFRKGYKRDIDFTVSPSRQEIFS is encoded by the coding sequence ATGATCGGGATGGGAATCGAAACCAGTTGTGACGAGACCTCGATCGGAATCGTCCGCGATGGGAAGGAACTCCTCAGTCTCCGGATTTTTAGTCAAATCGACCTTCACAAACCCTATGGGGGAATCGTGCCTGAGATCGCTTCGCGCGCTCACTTGGAAAAGATCAATCTCCTCTTGGAAGAAGCGATGGAAGAAGCCAAGGTCTCCTTCGAAGAACTTTCCTACGTTGCGGTGACTTCTTCCCCCGGATTGACCGGATCCTTGATGGTCGGAGCTCAGATGGCCCGTTGTATCCACATGGTCTATGGAACTCCGATCTTACCGGTCTGTCATCTTCAGTCTCACTTTGCAGTCCTTCACCTGGAGGGAGTTCCCATAGAATTCCCGGTCCTCGGCCTTCTTTTGTCCGGGGGTAATTCCGCAATTTACAATCTGAAAGAATTCGGGAGAATGGAACTTGTCGGAGACACGATGGACGACGCCTTGGGAGAAGCCTTCGATAAGGTGGCGGGACTCTTGAATCTTCCTTATCCCGGAGGTCCTTTTATCGAAGCCAAGGCTCGGGAATACAAACCCACCCCCGACGAAAGACCGATTCTTCCTCCTCTCTTACGAAATCTTCCCCAAGACCAAGTTTCCTTTTCTTTCAGCGGGCTCAAAACCGCCGTGATGGTTCTCCTCGAGAAGCAAAAAGATATTTCCCAAGAACAAATCTGCTGGAATTTCCAGAATTCCGCTTTTGATCTCGTGGAAAGAAATCTCAAACGCGCAGTTCAGAAAACCGGGATTCGGAGGGTTTTTGCAGGCGGAGGAGTTCTCGCCAATTCCACTCTTCAGAAACGATTGCAGACCTGGGCCGAAAAGAATTCTGTGGAACTTTTTAGCCCGAAGAAAAAAATTTATTGTACGGACAACGGGGCAATGGTAGCTACGTTGGGGTACTATTTGTTCCGGAAAGGTTACAAAAGAGATATCGATTTTACCGTAAGTCCTTCTAGACAGGAGATCTTTTCATGA
- a CDS encoding LA_1448 family UV-C exposure upregulated protein: MFQRKFFLSILLFLIFQCSSQKTTITDGDVKRVLERVSIARINANLKATAGKSAPNDLTFFLEACSVYRLDPDKVLERLKEKSPALFEALNKEYEK, translated from the coding sequence GTGTTTCAAAGAAAATTCTTCCTCTCCATTCTCCTTTTCCTCATATTCCAATGCAGTTCCCAGAAGACAACAATCACCGACGGTGACGTAAAACGGGTTTTGGAAAGAGTTAGTATCGCGAGAATCAACGCGAACCTCAAAGCGACGGCGGGCAAATCGGCACCGAACGATCTGACCTTTTTTCTCGAGGCCTGTTCAGTCTATCGATTGGATCCCGATAAGGTACTCGAACGCCTAAAAGAAAAAAGTCCCGCCTTGTTTGAGGCTTTAAACAAAGAATATGAAAAATAA
- the lexA gene encoding transcriptional repressor LexA produces the protein MKDLTDKQQAVLTFITAIIKERGFPPTIREIGDEFGITAKGAYDHLKAIEKKGYLKTAKNQSRAIELIRQSPLESLPVQATSIPVIGRVAAGLPIFAEENIESYIPVPDEMVGSNVPTYALRVQGDSMVDAGINDGDIAIIEKRDIARNGEIVVALIEDEATLKVYYKEQDQIRLEARNPKYKPIRTKKAVVMGKLVGLYRIY, from the coding sequence ATGAAAGACCTGACGGACAAGCAACAGGCTGTTCTTACATTCATTACTGCCATCATCAAAGAGCGCGGTTTTCCGCCTACGATTCGAGAAATCGGAGACGAATTCGGAATTACCGCAAAAGGCGCCTACGATCATCTCAAGGCGATCGAAAAGAAAGGGTATCTCAAAACCGCGAAGAATCAATCCAGGGCGATTGAACTCATTCGTCAGAGTCCTCTGGAATCTCTTCCCGTTCAGGCTACGAGTATTCCTGTGATCGGTCGAGTTGCGGCCGGCCTTCCGATTTTTGCGGAGGAAAATATCGAATCCTACATTCCCGTTCCGGACGAAATGGTGGGTTCGAATGTTCCGACATACGCACTTCGGGTTCAGGGAGATTCCATGGTCGACGCGGGGATCAATGACGGAGACATCGCGATCATCGAAAAAAGGGACATTGCTCGAAACGGAGAAATTGTCGTCGCCCTGATCGAAGACGAAGCCACTCTAAAAGTGTATTACAAAGAACAGGATCAGATCCGTCTCGAAGCGAGAAATCCAAAATACAAACCGATTCGAACCAAGAAGGCGGTTGTGATGGGAAAGCTCGTCGGACTCTATAGAATTTACTGA